From Rhineura floridana isolate rRhiFlo1 chromosome 12, rRhiFlo1.hap2, whole genome shotgun sequence:
GTGATTTGCCTCTGCTGTGCAGGATCCTCCCTTCTGGCAGCCTTCCAGAGTTCTGTGCGGGGGCGGGGGGATATACTAAGATACAGCTTTGCTGTATTTTAACCAGGAATTGTGGGGAGGGggtatctggaaaaaaaattagtCTCTATTCCCTTTATTGAAACAAAACTGGAAAATATCAAGGGGGGGATACTTTGTTTTCAGTTCAAGCAACATTGTTTTTCATTGGTCCAGGCCATGTTCACTGTGAACGATGGGGACTAGAATTTGAATGGGGGGTGGGATGGGAGGGAAAAGAAacatggggtgtttttttttttttttttttgaactggTAACCGGCAAATGTCCAGTGGAGCTCAGATTTTGATTTGGTATGTGTCTGTTTACACAAGTATGTGAGAGATGGCTGACAGTATTGGTGTCAGAGGGCAGAAGATGAATGATAAAATCCTACTTACTTTTAAAGAGATAATTGGCTCAATAAAAGCTCCCTGGGACTAGAGCTTTCCTGTTCACATTCTTTCTATGTCTGGTGTGGTTGTTTTGCTTTTGGGGAAAGGGGCTGGTGGTGAGAGTATTTAATTCCATGACAGTAATACAAAGGCTTCTCCGCAGGACCTTGACAGCCTTGTGCCAGGCCTGGAAGAAATGGTACTGTACCTGCTTCTAGTCTGCAGTTGCCTGATGAGTCTGGCTTGGCTGTGCTGAGCGCCTCCAGTCAGGCAACTCTCCCTAGGAAGAAGGAATTGTGCCGATGAGATGGCACCTCAAGTGGCAAGGTGGCTGCCTTCTCTGGTGGGTGGTGCCACTTGTGGAGGAATGAGCAACACCCATCTTGGGGTAGGGGCAAACAGAAGGCGCAAGGCCGACAAAACGTTTATAAACAGTCTTGAGTACATGAGCCAGAGGAACAGAGAGGACTTGCTCTTAGCTGCTTTGTAGATCACAGGCAGGAGTGCTTTGAAATTGCACACGAGGAATGCCCTGGGGACCCCACGTGCACAGCAGAAGCCAGGCTTGACCTTTAGTACTGAGAGCTGCTTCCCTCCCACATTTCTGTCCCAGGCTGTGGGGCAGACTCCACCTTCCTTCCAGAGCCAACTGTCCTTGGTGAATGGCTCATGCCACACCTCCACAGCCTATTAATAGTGCCCAGCCAGGTTCAGGATCTGCTTTGCAGACTTTCGAGTGGGTGAGGCccactttctttgtttctttctctaGAGCAGGTATTCTGCCAAGATGCCAGTGCTAGCAAGGTGGGTGTTACTGGGCATCTGCATAGTTGTGCCAGGGCACCAGGCTGAGGCAAGCAGCCTTCCACCACCCTGTGACAGGTGAGTGAGCGGTTCTGGGGAGGGTGTGGGTGGGGTTGGTTCTACCTGGGACAGCATTGTATTAGGTCTCCTTGTTGCTGCCCTAAAATTACAGGCAGGTGATCCTGTGGTGGTCGAGTTGGACCAGCATGTGGGGTGATTCCCTTctccatgaatctcactgggtgactgaCCCTGGCCTACCTaccaggcttgttgtgaggataatgtgGGCAGAGAGCCATTTGCACTGTACTGCCTTCCTTGGAGGAATGGCAGGAGAAAAACAAGGTTCCCAAAAACGCTGCAAGATGCATCTACCAGAGTGGGAGAAGGGCTACGTGGGTGGGGTTGTGAACGCTCTTGCCTCCGAGCCTTTGTTGCTGGTCTCGGAAGCAGCTGGAGCAGCACGTTGGCACCTTGAGCGATGCTGGAGCTAACAACGTCCGTGGTCTCGGCCTTCCCCCGCTGATTCCAGACTTCTCCCTTCACGCCTgtttcccccttttcctctctcGGCTCGGGCATGTCTTGGTCCCCAAGACCCGCAATGCACCTGTGCAGCCGCCTGGCTGCTTCCCCGAGGGTCTGCGGCGTCTCGCCCTGCTCCCCTCTTGCAGCCGGTCGCCGGGTCTCTGCGGTCCAATTGCTCCCACCTCAGGCACTCTGGTCTCCAGCCTTAAAGCCCGGCGCGGGCCGGATCCCGCCCCAACTCACTCCCGCCGGTGCTCTTCGCTCTTGGGACCGCGGCCCGCCTGCTCCTCCCTCGGGACGCTCTGCCGGCCTGTCTCCCTTGCTGCCCCCGTCCAGCCTCGCTGTTTCGGGAAGGAGCTGTGGGCACAGCCCGAGTTCTGGCTGTAACAAGCACGCCACTTCGTGCTTCTGCCCTTCCTCGGTTCCCTGTGGTGAGGGTTAGACTGCAGGCTCCTTCGGGCAGAGATCGCTCCTCTTCGGCAATGTGCCAGGCCCACTGCTGCTGCACGAAGAAACCAATTCTTGGGGGGGAGAGGACAAGagtgcccctccctctcttcctctttgCAAGCTGTGTGTCCGCCTTAATCATCCGTTCTTGCAGAACATGGAAGGCAGAGGCTGATCTGGGCGATGCTGTAGAACGGAGAGGTGGGGCATGAAGGGTCTGGCTAGGGGTGCAGATCTCAAATCACTGACAGGCTGCTTCATTTTGAAATTCCTGTGCCCTGGAATCATTAGTTCCCCTGGCATACATGCACATGAGAGTTTATGCTTGCAAGAAGCTGGTCAGGTGGGGACACTGTGCTTCCATGGGGCAGAGTGCTGCGTATCATGATTAGATTTGCCCCCCAGCACTCTCGAGTCGGGGGCTAATATTGCCATGCCACAGGTGGGGGCAGACTTGCCGGATAATCAGCTACTCAAGAGTCTTTAATTCAAGTCCAGCAGCCTTCTCCAGGCTATAGGGTGCTGGGTGGCAGCATCCCAGGTGCTGGCAGCTGTGGGAGTCCCTGGCCAAGCAAGTGCAATGGGGTTACTCCTGCCCAGCCAGTCGCAGTGGGACCAGTTGGTAGTGCTGTGCATCTGGGCCAGGTAAGAGGCCCGCTGGAGACCTAAGCCCCCAATGCCCAGGAGTGTATTTTCCCCCTTCCCAGTTCGGGGCCTCTGATGGGAATGTGTTCTTCAGGAAGGTGCTTGGCTTTCCTGGAGGCCCCATTGGGGAACCACCATTTAGAAAACGTGCCCGGCTGCTGGGCAGAATCTATACGTGACCATACTCAGTGCCGAAAATAAAACTCCCGCTGCCTGGCAGGCCAGTCCCATCCCCTTCAGTACAGGAGGATTCTCCTTGTGGTCTCAGCTGACCCTCCCatctttgctccccccccccccccagtcagatCTACTGCACCGGAGAGCTGCTGAGGCAAGTCCAAGAAGCCATGCTCTTTGAGGACGACAAGCACTTTGTGGACATGCCCCTGAAGGACAGCCCAGGTGAATGGCTGAGGCCCAGCCAACCCCTCCCCTTGCATGTGAATTCTGCTGGGCCTGCCTGTTGAGGTGCATGACCCCCGCTTGACCCTCTTGTCTCACTATGGCagtttcttgttgttatgtgccttcaagttgattacgacttatggcgaccctatgaatcagtgacctccaacaccaccctgttcagatcttgtaagttcaggtctgtggcttcctttatggaatcaatccatcttctgtttggccttcctctttttcttctcccttctgtttttcccagcattatggtcttttctagtgaatcatgtcttctcattatgtgtccaaagtatgataaccttagtttcaacattttagcttcaagtgatagttctggtttaatttgatctaacacccaattatttgtaatggtaattactactttttgggccatgtaattgttgttgttattgttatgtgccttcaagtcgattacgacttatggcgtccctatgaatcagcgacctccaatagcatctgtcgtgatccaccctgttcagatcttgtaagttcaggtctgtggcttcctttatggaatcaatccatctcttgtttggccttcctccttttctacttccctctgtttttcccagcattattgtcttttctaatgaatcgtgtcttctcatgatgtgtccaaagtctgataacctcagtttcagcatgttagcttctagtgacagttctggtttaatttgtttaattaaCTATGGCAGAGCCTCTCCCCAAAAGGCTTATAGAATACCAGCATTTCCTGCTTTTGCAACAAGTCAGGACAGCTTGCTGGTGCTTTGAAAGTCTGAAATATACATAGTGTGGAATGTGCccgctttttattattattattatttattacatttgtataccaccccatagcagaagctctctgggcgctttacaacaattaaaaacactgtATAACACCTGGAAATGCATACAGGTGTGCAGAATGCCAGTTATGAGCCCAAATGCCTGGGTGGACGTGGCTGCTGCTGCGGTGGCAGAGGTGGTCCATGCCAATCACCAAACCTCTATTGGACCGGCATAATTTGCTGCCAGTTCACACCATGCAAAAAgcttgttgatgttgatgtcagCCAAGTCAAGGCTGggacctgctcttcctcctccatctctAGCTCCATCATCACCCTCGCACTGGCTGGCCGGGCCTGGCGTTTGCTCTGACATGTCTTACCTTCTTTGCAGAGGTGGTTCTTGAGCAGTTCCAGAAGCTGGTGAATGAGACGCCTGGTGGGAATTTGTCCAAGGAGCAGTTGGCGGGGTTTGTGGAGGGTTGGTTTTCCCCCCCAGGGCAGGAGCTTGAGAATTGGGAACCTCCAGATTGGACCACCAGGTATGGCTCTGTTGCTCTACGCTGACCTCTCCCCCACCTCTCTGTGCCCTGCACAGCTGAGGAAGTTAAAGAGCCGGAGTGTGCCATGGCTTCCCCTTCTGTGCCATCAGGACTGCCGGCACTTAAGAGTCTCATTGCGTCTtctacgtgaggctgcctttTAGGACGCTGCAGAAATGACTGCAGTAGTATAAAATGCAGCATCCTAATGATGAAGTGGGACTGCCAGTTCATCAGCAGTTACCCAGGCATCTCTGGGTACAATTCAAAATGCTGTCTTTGACTTATCAAGTCCTGAATATCTTGGCAGCAGTTTACTAGAAGGGTCCcctgttccctcccccccatggatGTGGCCCTGCCAGGTGTTAAGCCCAGGCCCTTCTTTTGCCCTGCCGCCACCTCAGGGATGAGATAGTTGGTGACAGGAGACAGGCCTCTCTCTTGTGGCACCCCATCCCTGCCACCGCCTCCTCCGAGGGGTGTGGCTGGCACCATccttgctatcttttcagtggcaGGTGAAAATACTTGTCTGGCCCCGCCGGCCTGTTAAGGGGGCTTGGGAAATAGTGGGAGGGACCCTCATGGAGCACCTCAAGGCTCCAGCAGTCTCCTCTTTGGGAGCGCCACTCAAGCGGCTGCACTGGCCTTTCCGGGCCCTCTTTGGTCTCTCTCTTTCTAGCCCTCCCCTTCTTCAAAGGATTTCAGATAAGAAGCTGCAGTCCTGGGCCCAGGTGCTGAATGCCAAGTggaggcagctgggcaggcagGTAATCCGCAAGAGCTGCCAGGGCCAAGGGACGGCTGCGGCCCAGCACAGGCTCTGACCTCTCTGCTTTTCAGATGAAACCAGAAGTCAAGAACAGCCCTGAACGCCATTCCCTGATCTATGTGCCCAATCCGCTGATAGTGCCTGGTGGTCGATTCCTCGAATATTACTACTGGTGAGAAGTGTGTAGAGacaaggaatttttttggggggggagggaggcatcTGCCACCCCGGCAGCTTCTTTTCAGTCTTTCATTTGGTGCTACTTTTCCCCCTAAGCACATACACCCAAGTCCCATCATGTCAGGGATGCGGCCGCTCAGGCCTGGCCTTTTCCCACAGGGATTCCTTCTGGGTCATTGAGGGGCTGCTCCTGTCCGGTATGACGGCCACAGCCAAGGGCATGATTGAGAATTTCCTCTATCTTGTGGACAAGTGAGAGTCTTGTGAGAAGGGACCgcgggggggtgggggtgggggtgggatcgGGATCTCTCTCTTCTGCCGTGGCTGCCTCCCAAAGGATGAGAAGGGCCACCTTGGAAGTGTCTGGCCTTGTTTGGGGGAATGTACGGGAGACCTTTCCACCCCCGGCAGCACTGTGTAAGCACATGTGCTCCAGTTTTGCTTCTTGCGACAGATTTGGACACATCCCAAATGGAGGAAGGGTCTATTATGAGCGCCGGAGTCAGCCCCCATTCCTCACCCTGATGATGGAGAGTTACATGAAGCACACAAACGACACAGACTTCCTGAGGTAAGAGCCTTGGTTGTCTCCAACCAGTCCCCCAACTCTAATGACCAAAAGTTTGGGGTTGGTACCTCCTCTTCTGCTTTGGGGGGGAGGCACTGCCTGCTCAAGTAGCAGCAGAAGGGTCACTATGGCCCTCCTTCCCTCGCTCTGGCCTCTGGGCCCAAGCGGGACCTCTTTGCTCCCAAAAGCCTCTTCTGGTGTCTCCCAGGATATATCCTGTCCACTGGGTCCAGCTGCTCATTATGGCTActgtcttccctccccccccccaggagcaATCTACAAGTCCTGGAGGCTGAGTATCGCTTTTGGCAAGACCATCGGGCTGTCAATGTGTCCTTCGGGGGCAAAGAATACTCCTTGAATCGCTATGATGTCCAGGTGGGGGGCCCCAGGTGAGGTGGGAATTGCGGGGGGGGGCAGTCAGACGCTCTTCTCttgtctggtggtggtggtggggtgaccTCTAAGAACTTGATTCTTGCCCACCCCATCCCTTTctgtctccccacctccagaCCAGAGGCCTACAGGAAGGATGTGGAGCTTGCAGCTGGCCTAGAAGCAGGTAACTAGCCCCCCAACCCCTCTCCCGGCGTACCTGGTGGCTCCCTGTAGGTGGCCTTACATCCTGGCATGGTGGGGCTGTTTGTGGGGAAACAACCAACAAAGATCACAGGAATCCCAAATGCAATGAAAATCATGTGTGCAAACGATTTATGAAACAGCAAGGCCAAACTTCAGCCCCACAATCCCAAAGTTGGGCTGGCTATGCAACACTTGCAAGCTCCTGCCTTTTCCATCCCTGTGGGCTAGTTTGTGGCTCGtgtgggcagaggaggaagcCTTCGTGCTCCCCACCAGCCACCAGGGGCCCAGAGGGATTGCTGGGTCCAGGCATTGCTTCCCTTGTGAACCAGGGCAGCCAGAAGTGGGGCTGGATCCTGGCCTTCGCTGGGTATACTGAAGGCTGTGCAAGGCGCATGGGGTGGCTCTGCCTCTCTCCCTTGGCGAgcgtcttctcccccccccctggtTTTTCATGCA
This genomic window contains:
- the TREH gene encoding trehalase isoform X1 yields the protein MAPQVARWLPSLVGGATCGGMSNTHLGSRYSAKMPVLARWVLLGICIVVPGHQAEASSLPPPCDSQIYCTGELLRQVQEAMLFEDDKHFVDMPLKDSPEVVLEQFQKLVNETPGGNLSKEQLAGFVEGWFSPPGQELENWEPPDWTTSPPLLQRISDKKLQSWAQVLNAKWRQLGRQMKPEVKNSPERHSLIYVPNPLIVPGGRFLEYYYWDSFWVIEGLLLSGMTATAKGMIENFLYLVDKFGHIPNGGRVYYERRSQPPFLTLMMESYMKHTNDTDFLRSNLQVLEAEYRFWQDHRAVNVSFGGKEYSLNRYDVQVGGPRPEAYRKDVELAAGLEAGDQQKLWAELKSAAESGWDFSSRWFLQRPAPLQASLQDTKTSAVVPVDLNAILCRVEHLLASFYGALGNSEKASWFQAAHQQRVAALRAVLWSNSAGAWLDYNLLLQKHNAAFYPSNLTPLWAECGVDPATSEKALLYLEASPALSYANGLPTSLVRAGQQWDLPNAWAPLQHLVIAGLAKSSLPRAQMLAFTLAQRWLRMNLAVYERYHGMFEKYDVEGDGNPGGGGEYQVQEGFGWTNGVALQLLDLYSDRLTSAGTLLSRAWPWIGACLALSLA
- the TREH gene encoding trehalase isoform X2 produces the protein MAPQVARWLPSLVGGATCGGMSNTHLGSRYSAKMPVLARWVLLGICIVVPGHQAEASSLPPPCDSQIYCTGELLRQVQEAMLFEDDKHFVDMPLKDSPEVVLEQFQKLVNETPGGNLSKEQLAGFVEGWFSPPGQELENWEPPDWTTSPPLLQRISDKKLQSWAQVLNAKWRQLGRQMKPEVKNSPERHSLIYVPNPLIVPGGRFLEYYYWDSFWVIEGLLLSGMTATAKGMIENFLYLVDKFGHIPNGGRVYYERRSQPPFLTLMMESYMKHTNDTDFLRSNLQVLEAEYRFWQDHRAVNVSFGGKEYSLNRYDVQVGGPRPEAYRKDVELAAGLEAGDQQKLWAELKSAAESGWDFSSRWFLQRPAPLQASLQDTKTSAVVPVDLNAILCRVEHLLASFYGALGNSEKASWFQAAHQQRVAALRAVLWSNSAGAWLDYNLLLQKHNAAFYPSNLTPLWAECGVDPATSEKALLYLEASPALSYANGLPTSLVRAGQQWDLPNAWAPLQHLVIAGLAKSSLPRAQMLAFTLAQRWLRMNLAVYERYHGMFEKEGFGWTNGVALQLLDLYSDRLTSAGTLLSRAWPWIGACLALSLA